A section of the Rhizomicrobium sp. genome encodes:
- a CDS encoding lipid-A-disaccharide synthase N-terminal domain-containing protein, with product MSYLTRLYMLALQHPYDTVWTGFGFLGQAVFGVRMLIQWLRSEQEGHSVVPIAFWYCSLAGGLISFAYAVHIQAWPLLIGQGMPLPIYVRNLYMIYRDRARKAAAPTA from the coding sequence ATGAGCTACCTCACGCGTCTCTATATGCTCGCACTGCAGCACCCTTATGACACCGTGTGGACGGGCTTCGGCTTCCTGGGCCAGGCGGTGTTCGGCGTGCGCATGCTGATCCAGTGGCTGCGCAGCGAGCAGGAAGGCCACAGCGTGGTCCCGATCGCCTTCTGGTATTGCAGCCTCGCCGGCGGGCTGATCAGCTTTGCTTATGCGGTGCACATCCAGGCCTGGCCGCTGCTCATCGGCCAGGGCATGCCGCTGCCGATCTATGTGCGCAATCTCTACATGATCTATCGCGACCGCGCCCGGAAGGCCGCCGCGCCGACGGCTTAA
- a CDS encoding carbonic anhydrase family protein: MKFRALWIGLAASAAIAFSANASGGGGEPVGDQQSPVDIVGAIPAKIKPFKVDYRARDFIVTNDGHTIKVTPAGGTSTVTYDGEVYTLSQFHFHHKSEHSVNGVQTPMELHFVNTLGDDAVVLGVFLDTKAANAAFKTIMDAAPATPGPAVHVTIDPNTLLPKDRHYWTYMGSLTTPPYSQIVRWIVLQHGVKVDPASIEKFATIYPDSARAIQPLDRRFILSGP; encoded by the coding sequence ATGAAATTCCGCGCGCTTTGGATCGGTCTGGCGGCGTCCGCCGCCATCGCGTTCTCCGCCAATGCTTCGGGCGGCGGCGGCGAGCCGGTGGGCGACCAGCAATCGCCGGTCGACATCGTCGGCGCCATTCCGGCGAAGATCAAACCGTTCAAGGTCGACTATCGCGCGCGCGACTTCATCGTCACCAATGACGGCCACACCATCAAGGTGACGCCCGCCGGCGGCACCAGCACCGTCACCTATGACGGCGAGGTCTACACGCTCAGCCAGTTCCACTTCCATCACAAGAGCGAGCACTCGGTGAACGGCGTACAGACGCCGATGGAGCTGCATTTCGTGAATACGCTCGGCGACGATGCCGTCGTGCTCGGCGTTTTTCTCGACACCAAGGCGGCCAACGCGGCGTTCAAGACGATCATGGATGCCGCGCCGGCGACGCCCGGCCCAGCGGTTCACGTCACGATCGATCCCAACACGCTGCTGCCGAAGGACCGGCATTACTGGACCTATATGGGTTCGCTGACGACGCCGCCCTACAGCCAGATCGTGCGCTGGATCGTGCTGCAGCACGGGGTGAAGGTCGACCCGGCGAGCATCGAGAAATTCGCGACGATCTATCCCGACAGCGCGCGCGCGATTCAGCCGCTCGACCGCCGCTTCATCCTCTCGGGGCCCTGA
- a CDS encoding glycosyltransferase family 2 protein: MAVALSVVVPVKDEAENVGPLAREIAAAVTGEDAEIIFVDDGSTDGTGAALKALKDEIPSLRVIQHGRNLGQSRGIRTGVRAARSDVIVTLDGDGQNDPADIPKLLAVLRGPDAGNIGVVSGVRARRKDTFSRRFASRLGNAIRSRLLDDGAIDTGCGLKVFRREAFLALPYFDHIHRFIITLMIREGYDVRFAEVNHRPRTHGRSKYTNFGRLLVSVNDILGVRWLQRRFRANAESREI; encoded by the coding sequence ATGGCGGTCGCTCTCTCCGTGGTCGTGCCGGTCAAGGACGAGGCCGAGAATGTCGGGCCGCTGGCGCGCGAGATTGCGGCCGCGGTGACGGGCGAGGATGCCGAGATCATCTTCGTCGACGACGGTTCGACCGACGGCACCGGGGCCGCGCTCAAGGCGCTCAAGGACGAGATCCCGTCGCTGCGGGTGATCCAGCACGGCCGCAACCTCGGCCAGAGCCGCGGCATCCGCACCGGCGTGCGCGCCGCGCGCTCCGACGTCATCGTCACGCTGGACGGCGACGGGCAGAACGATCCAGCCGACATCCCCAAGCTGCTCGCCGTGCTGCGCGGCCCCGACGCGGGCAATATCGGCGTGGTCTCCGGCGTGCGCGCGCGCCGCAAGGACACGTTCAGCCGGCGCTTCGCCTCGCGGCTGGGCAATGCGATCCGCTCGCGCCTGCTCGACGACGGCGCGATCGACACGGGCTGCGGCCTCAAAGTGTTCCGCCGCGAGGCCTTCCTCGCCCTTCCCTATTTCGACCACATCCACCGCTTCATCATCACGCTCATGATCCGCGAGGGCTATGACGTGCGCTTCGCCGAGGTGAACCATCGCCCGCGGACGCATGGCCGCTCGAAATACACCAATTTCGGCCGGCTCCTGGTGAGCGTGAACGACATTCTGGGCGTGCGCTGGCTGCAGCGGCGTTTCCGGGCCAACGCCGAGTCGCGGGAGATCTGA
- a CDS encoding DMT family transporter produces MQHSSRGIALKLGATFAFSVQYVALKLAGNTVPVGEVVFFRAFFALVPLLALSFYTVGPAALVRTKRPGLHLMRAAIGSSSMFLGFAALKLLPLADLTAFGFVQPIFAVILAALMLKEKVGPHRGFAVVVAFGGVLLMVQPHGGFLGMASGGLSAGAGLALTAALFSAFVVIFIRQMSATEKSETIVFYFMSFCAALGAITMIWWRVPLTLWMATWLILGGICGGFGQIMMTFSYRYAEPSLLAPFDYTAMIWAVAFGYLVFAEVPVTLVLAGAAVVTAAGAYIAVREHRLGRELASRVEAV; encoded by the coding sequence ATGCAGCACTCCTCCCGGGGCATCGCGCTGAAGCTCGGCGCGACCTTCGCCTTCTCCGTCCAATATGTCGCCCTGAAGCTGGCCGGCAACACCGTGCCGGTCGGCGAGGTGGTGTTTTTCCGCGCCTTTTTCGCGCTAGTACCCCTGCTCGCGCTCTCCTTCTACACCGTCGGCCCGGCGGCCCTGGTGCGCACCAAGCGGCCGGGCCTGCACCTGATGCGCGCCGCGATCGGGTCGTCCTCGATGTTCTTAGGCTTCGCGGCACTGAAGCTTTTGCCGCTGGCCGACCTCACGGCTTTCGGCTTCGTGCAGCCGATCTTCGCGGTGATTCTGGCGGCGCTGATGCTGAAGGAGAAGGTCGGGCCGCATCGCGGCTTCGCCGTCGTCGTCGCGTTCGGCGGGGTACTCCTGATGGTGCAGCCGCATGGCGGGTTCCTCGGCATGGCCTCGGGCGGCTTGTCGGCGGGCGCCGGCCTGGCGCTCACCGCCGCGCTGTTCTCCGCCTTCGTCGTGATCTTCATCCGCCAGATGAGCGCCACGGAGAAGAGCGAGACCATCGTCTTCTACTTCATGTCGTTCTGCGCCGCGCTGGGCGCGATCACCATGATCTGGTGGCGCGTGCCGCTCACCTTGTGGATGGCGACGTGGCTGATCCTGGGCGGCATCTGCGGCGGCTTCGGACAGATCATGATGACCTTCAGCTACCGCTATGCCGAGCCGTCGCTGCTCGCGCCGTTCGACTACACGGCGATGATCTGGGCGGTGGCGTTCGGTTATCTCGTCTTTGCCGAGGTGCCGGTGACGCTGGTGCTGGCGGGCGCCGCCGTCGTCACGGCGGCCGGGGCCTATATCGCGGTGCGCGAGCATCGCCTCGGCCGCGAACTGGCGAGCCGGGTCGAGGCGGTCTGA
- a CDS encoding KamA family radical SAM protein: MALRFPVNPDTRAFYKTFYPGTSMVEWNDWRWQMRARIRTRDELVRIFSLSADEFDAVSRHKGSLPVGITPYYASLMGLKDASEPLRRTHIMTGDEYLTTAGEDDDPLAEDHDMAAPGLVHRYPDRVLFLTTGTCSTYCRYCTRARVVGNPGGEYQFSTKQWEQALAYLEQHTEIRDVLLSGGDPLTLGDDKLDWLLGRLRAMKHIEFLRIGTKMPVVTPQRITKNLIAILKKYHPLWMSIHFTHPAELTDEVTESTARLADAGIPLGSQTVLMKGINDDIEVMKPLMQGLLKRRVRPYYLYQCDPIRGSAHFRTKVEKGLEIIEGLRGHTTGYATPIFAVDAPGGGGKIQVAPDFVVGRDGDNLLLRNFEGGVYRYPDPGGTLGADK; encoded by the coding sequence GTGGCCCTCCGCTTCCCCGTCAATCCCGATACGCGCGCTTTCTACAAGACCTTCTATCCCGGCACCTCGATGGTGGAGTGGAACGACTGGCGCTGGCAGATGCGCGCCCGTATCCGCACCCGCGACGAGCTGGTCCGCATCTTCTCGCTGTCGGCCGACGAGTTCGACGCCGTGAGCCGCCACAAAGGCTCGCTTCCGGTCGGCATCACGCCTTATTACGCCAGCCTGATGGGGCTGAAGGACGCCAGCGAACCCTTGCGGCGCACCCACATCATGACCGGAGACGAATACCTGACCACGGCCGGCGAGGACGACGACCCCCTGGCCGAGGACCACGACATGGCCGCGCCGGGCCTGGTCCACCGCTATCCCGACCGCGTGTTGTTCCTGACCACCGGCACCTGCTCGACCTATTGCCGCTATTGCACGCGGGCCCGCGTCGTCGGCAATCCGGGCGGGGAGTACCAGTTCTCGACCAAGCAATGGGAACAGGCGCTCGCCTATCTGGAGCAGCACACCGAGATCCGCGACGTCCTCCTGTCGGGCGGCGACCCGCTGACCTTGGGCGACGACAAGCTGGACTGGCTGCTCGGCCGCCTCCGGGCGATGAAGCACATCGAGTTCCTGCGAATCGGCACCAAGATGCCGGTCGTGACGCCCCAGCGCATCACCAAGAACCTGATCGCCATCCTGAAGAAATATCATCCCCTCTGGATGAGCATCCACTTCACCCATCCGGCCGAGCTGACAGACGAGGTCACCGAATCGACCGCCCGCCTGGCCGATGCCGGCATCCCGCTCGGCAGCCAGACCGTCCTGATGAAGGGCATCAACGACGATATCGAGGTGATGAAGCCCCTGATGCAGGGCCTGCTCAAGCGCCGGGTCCGTCCCTATTACCTCTACCAATGCGATCCGATCCGCGGCTCGGCCCATTTCCGCACCAAGGTGGAGAAGGGTCTGGAGATCATCGAAGGGCTGCGCGGCCACACCACCGGCTATGCGACGCCGATCTTCGCGGTCGACGCGCCGGGCGGCGGCGGTAAGATCCAGGTTGCACCGGACTTTGTGGTCGGGCGCGACGGCGACAACCTGCTGCTGCGCAATTTCGAGGGCGGCGTATACCGCTACCCCGATCCCGGCGGCACGCTGGGCGCCGACAAATAG
- a CDS encoding glycosyltransferase family 39 protein has translation MSGNDEAVAPPTAMLAPQVPATRTGRALSWAARHWWATLAVLCIALWLPGILTLPPIDRDESRFAQSSRQMLETGNFVDIRLGHVPRYKKPAGIYWLQSATTAIAGLGDRGHIWTYRLASLLGGTLAVLLCFWCARAFAMAEIAWLGAALMGTSLLLTAESTMATTDAVQLACLMGAMGVLIRIYLAAREPGRPAVGTRLVLIGWAAFAAGILVKGPVVPGVCAVTVLALIAWSRGDWRWLAGTRPLLGIPLTLLIVLPWGIAILLASHGAFYEQSLGQDFAAKLAGGQESHGAWPGTYLLLVTLTFWPAILFVVPGLGAAIRKLDDPATRFLLAWAGASWLMIEIVPTKLPNYILPAYPPLAMLAAVWMLWPRETHGPRWQAALSYLSAVQFLIGAAALAAAPILAALYYGPGAPGWLIGLAALAALLSLAALIVYLRAAKVPAFGLAIMSVFVAYPTLTAGAGPRLNAIWISPRAAALVAKYEKPGDPPVVAAGYAEPSLLFALGTETRLTDGMGAAEVGAYQGGLALVEDKERPSFLAHLAERETDAVPLDGLDGFNYTRGRKVHITLYRVTQTHDVTVPPAE, from the coding sequence ATGAGCGGCAACGACGAGGCCGTGGCCCCGCCGACCGCGATGCTCGCGCCGCAAGTGCCGGCGACGCGGACCGGCCGCGCCCTGTCCTGGGCGGCGCGGCACTGGTGGGCGACACTGGCTGTGCTGTGCATCGCCCTGTGGCTGCCGGGCATTCTCACCCTGCCGCCGATCGATCGCGACGAAAGCCGCTTCGCGCAATCCTCGCGGCAGATGCTCGAGACCGGCAACTTCGTCGACATCCGCCTCGGCCATGTGCCGCGCTACAAGAAGCCGGCCGGCATCTATTGGCTCCAGTCCGCGACGACCGCCATCGCCGGCCTCGGCGACCGCGGCCATATCTGGACCTATCGCCTCGCCTCGCTGCTCGGCGGCACGCTCGCCGTGCTCTTATGTTTCTGGTGCGCGCGGGCCTTCGCGATGGCCGAGATCGCCTGGCTCGGTGCGGCGCTGATGGGCACGTCGCTGCTCCTCACCGCCGAATCGACGATGGCGACCACCGACGCGGTGCAGCTCGCCTGCCTGATGGGCGCGATGGGCGTCCTCATCCGCATCTATCTCGCCGCGCGCGAGCCGGGCCGTCCCGCGGTCGGCACCCGCCTCGTCCTGATCGGCTGGGCCGCCTTCGCCGCCGGAATCCTGGTGAAAGGGCCGGTCGTGCCGGGCGTCTGCGCCGTGACCGTGCTCGCGCTCATCGCCTGGAGCCGCGGCGACTGGCGCTGGCTCGCCGGCACCAGACCGCTCCTCGGCATCCCCCTCACGCTGCTGATCGTGCTGCCGTGGGGCATCGCGATCCTGCTCGCGAGCCATGGCGCGTTCTACGAGCAGTCGCTGGGTCAGGACTTCGCGGCGAAGCTGGCCGGCGGGCAGGAGAGTCACGGCGCATGGCCGGGCACCTATCTGCTGCTCGTCACGCTGACCTTCTGGCCGGCGATCCTGTTCGTCGTCCCCGGTCTCGGCGCGGCGATTCGCAAGCTGGACGATCCGGCGACCCGATTCCTGCTCGCCTGGGCCGGCGCGAGCTGGCTGATGATCGAAATCGTACCGACCAAGCTGCCGAATTACATCCTGCCGGCCTATCCGCCGCTCGCGATGCTGGCCGCCGTCTGGATGCTGTGGCCGCGCGAGACCCATGGGCCGCGCTGGCAGGCGGCGCTCTCTTATCTCTCGGCCGTGCAGTTCCTGATCGGGGCCGCGGCGCTGGCGGCCGCGCCGATCCTGGCGGCACTCTATTATGGGCCCGGCGCCCCGGGCTGGCTGATCGGATTGGCCGCGCTCGCCGCGCTGCTCAGCCTCGCCGCGCTCATCGTCTATCTTCGCGCCGCGAAGGTCCCGGCCTTCGGCTTGGCGATAATGTCGGTATTCGTGGCTTATCCGACGCTTACCGCGGGCGCCGGACCCAGGCTGAACGCGATCTGGATCAGCCCCCGCGCCGCCGCGCTGGTCGCGAAATACGAAAAGCCGGGCGACCCGCCCGTGGTCGCCGCCGGCTATGCCGAGCCGAGCCTGCTCTTCGCGCTCGGGACCGAGACCAGGCTCACCGACGGGATGGGCGCGGCCGAAGTCGGCGCCTATCAGGGCGGCCTCGCCCTCGTCGAAGACAAGGAGCGGCCGTCCTTCCTCGCCCATCTGGCCGAGCGCGAGACCGATGCGGTGCCGCTCGACGGCCTCGACGGGTTCAACTACACGCGCGGCCGCAAGGTGCACATCACGCTCTATCGCGTGACCCAGACCCACGACGTGACCGTCCCCCCGGCCGAGTGA